The Theileria annulata chromosome 3, complete sequence, *** SEQUENCING IN PROGRESS *** genome has a segment encoding these proteins:
- a CDS encoding uncharacterized protein (note;~Tap-24g11.q1c.cand.128 - score = 35.76;~7 probable transmembrane helices predicted for TA03970 by TMHMM2.0 at aa 66-88, 103-125, 145-164, 193-215, 277-299, 314-336 and 343-365), producing MEEMNEFFSKLKGSGECFLTFESTNDCRSVLERFHNKEFKLYQCEVEPENIIWENIGYESHVNRKVFGISMVTIAILMAYIVLFFVPYAFYTITSPMTHILEILVLGLFVEFGNILISLILRNLIDKAGIINREVVDSYLMFCKYFIRLINLFLNVGLSHFINYGGRSKALSFLEHNPYLESPSFKVGEEVSFSLSFSIYVVNVFVLIPNALFLLEHYIIPIVNSFLVLTLDFEPKRATRLMQYSTFSLFSYYSDDMSNLTCCLLLFFLIKDQKQGSLVFLSLLVSYILNYAKSQFILLRRSSRKLYSTWRLSYFTYIMWAFPTLLLAVCPRYWDWRGGEGTIISIFINAVLHIVLYTFIIHIVFSKTSTLDTEITLSEVLEDNFFNGFEMELDYKAHNPVYKFKKFASQYNFF from the coding sequence ATGGAAGAGATGAATGAGTTTTTTAGTAAATTGAAGGGTTCAGGTGAGTGTTTTTTGACATTTGAGAGTACAAACGATTGCCGTTCAGTTTTGGAACGGTTCCACAACAAGGAGTTCAAGCTGTACCAATGTGAGGTGGAGCCTGAGAACATTATATGGGAGAATATAGGTTACGAGAGTCATGTAAACAGGAAAGTGTTTGGGATTTCGATGGTGACAATAGCGATTCTGATGGCATATATTGTGTTATTTTTCGTACCCTATGcattttatactattacCTCACCTATGACTCACATTTTAGAGATTCTGGTCCTGGGTCTGTTTGTGGAGTTTGGAAATATTCTAATCTCACTGATTCTAAGGAACTTGATTGACAAGGCGGGGATCATAAACCGAGAAGTGGTTGACAGTTACTTGATGTTTTGCAAGTATTTCATCAGGCTGATTAACCTATTTCTCAACGTTGGGTTATCccatttcattaattatgGAGGCAGGAGTAAGGCATTATCATTTTTGGAGCATAACCCATATCTGGAATCACCTTCATTTAAGGTAGGAGAGGAAGTATCATTTAGCTTGAGCTTTAGTATTTATGTTGTCAACGTATTCGTGTTGATTCCAAACGCACTTTTCCTTCTGGAACACTATATAATACCCATTGTTAACTCGTTTCTCGTTTTAACTCTTGATTTCGAACCTAAAAGAGCAACCAGACTAATGCAATACTCGACGTTTAGTCTCTTCAGCTATTACTCAGACGACATGTCAAACCTCACCTGCTGTCTTTTACTATTCTTTTTAATAAAGGACCAGAAACAAGGTTCACTTGTCTTCCTCTCACTCCTAGTATCTTATATACTCAATTACGCCAAGTCTCAGTTCATACTTCTCAGACGCAGTTCCAGGAAACTCTATTCCACTTGGAGGTTATCATATTTCACCTATATCATGTGGGCCTTTCCCACCTTACTTTTGGCAGTTTGTCCCAGGTATTGGGACTGGCGAGGCGGAGAGGGTACCATcatttcaatttttatcaacGCAGTCCTTCACATTGTATTATACACCTTTATCATTCACATTGTTTTCTCCAAAACCTCCACACTCGACACTGAAATCACTCTCTCGGAAGTCCTCGAGGACAATTTCTTTAACGGATTTGAAATGGAACTTGACTACAAGGCACATAACCCagtatacaaatttaaaaaattcgCCTctcaatataattttttctaa
- a CDS encoding ubiquitin-conjugating enzyme E2, putative (note;~Tap-24g11.q1c.C.cand.113 - score = 17.50), protein MARDATKRLMLDLRKLQEDLPETICASPVDSDIFHWQAVILGPDNTEWEGGIFSLSLTFPQDYPNKPPVVKFLTRIFHPNVYQDGSICLDILQNEWSPVFDVHGILISIQVFYNSHIYIQSLLTDPNNKSPANNEAATLYQENRTEYIRRVKNIVSESISAAELTLNL, encoded by the exons aTGGCTAGAGATGCG ACAAAAAGATTAATGCTAGATTTGAGAAAATTACAGGAAGATTTACCCGAAACTATATGCGCAAGTCCAGTTGATAGCGATATTTTTCATTGGCAAGCTGTCATTCTAGGCCCGGATAATACTGAGTGGGAAGGAG GCATTTTCTCACTTTCTCTTACTTTTCCACAAGATTATCCTAATAAGCCGCCAGTGGTCAAATTTTTAACAAGAATCTTTCACCCGAACG TGTACCAAGACGGAAGTATTTGCCTAGATATACTCCAAAACGAGTGGAGTCCTGTGTTTGACGTTCATGGAATATTAATATCCATCCaagtattttataattcaCACATTTACATTCAGTCACTTCTAACCGACCCCAATAATAAGAGTCCCGCTAATAACGAAGCTGCAACTCTTTACCAGGAGAACAGAACCGAGTATATTAGGAGAGTGAAGAACATAGTTTCAGAGAGCATTTCAGCAGCAGAGCTTACTCTAAACTTGTAG
- a CDS encoding uncharacterized protein (note;~Tap-24g11.q1c.C.cand.114 - score = 22.48), which produces MTANFDEFMFMALKECKGIEDVLEKFFSFLRRRTDFCHTVLTPEQLKEFGLDDSVNSRGFRPNQMRDLVNKIIEDNILLYRRTNQPYLLPSNCRSDSSTQNFSSDKTRPTNEAENRTPNPHKSDKKYTVNTWNGAVTEKYAWSQTFRDVTLEILSPKKITTKDVSVLITKDRLTINLQGQVLIDGEFCNKVNSFDSFWSIEDGFRILLNIEKAEELWWDCVIKGHETIDTQEIESVKRLDEFSSSEQNAILKLIKDHKEKNKFQ; this is translated from the exons ATGACGGCCAACTTTGACGAGTTTATGTTTATGGCTTTAAAGGAGTGTAAGGGTATAGAGGACGTCTTGGAGAAGTTTTTTTCCTTCCTCAGAAGACGTACTGACTTCTGCCACACAGTTTTAACCCCTGAGCAGTTGAAGGAATTCGGTCTAGATGACTCAGTGAACTCCAGAGGGTTTAGGCCGAATCAAATGCGGGACCTGGTGAACAAGATCATTGAGGATAATATTCTACTGTATCGTAGAACTAATCAGCCTTATTTGCTACCTTCAAACTGTAGGAGTGACTCCTCAACTCAAAATTTTAGTTCTGATAAAACCAGGCCCACAAATGAGGCTGAGAATCGAACTCCAAATCCTCATAAATCCGATAAAAAATACACTGTCAACACCTGGAACGGCGCAGTTACTGAGAAATACGCCTGGTCTCAGACTTTCCGAGATGTTACTCTTGAAATTTTATCCCCAAAAAAAATAACCACCAAAGACGTTTCCGTCCTCATCACCAAGGACAGGCTGACTATAAATCTTCAAG GGCAGGTGTTAATTGATGGAGAGTTCTGTAACAAGGTTAACAGTTTCGATAGTTTCTGGAGTATTGAGGACGGCTTCAGAATTCTTCTCAACATTGAGAAAGCTGAGGAACTCTGGTGGGACTGTGTTATCAAGGGTCACGAAACCATCGACACTCAGGAAATTGAGTCTGTAAAACGTCTAGATGAATTTTCTTCCTCTGAACAGAATgcaattttaaaacttatCAAAGATCACAaggaaaaaaataaatttcaataa
- a CDS encoding uncharacterized protein (note;~Tap-24g11.q1c.cand.129 - score = 16.46) has translation METQGEISPTEKEALAKEFRDLEEIRTREAKSRAVVLEILGDIPDADITPPKNVLFVCKLNPVTEEKDLKIIFSRFGNVRSCDIIKDYVTGDSLQYGFIEFETEESCNEAYFKMQNVLIDDRRLVSHEFILLESTLTSASQFLVIGSVSTTGNYLQERNVTILT, from the exons ATGGAGACTCAAGGCGAGATTTCTCCTACTGAGAAGGAGGCTTTGGCCAAGGAGTTTCGAGATTTGGAGGAGATACGGACTAGAGAAGCCAAATCTCGTGCTGTGGTTTTGGAGATTTTGGGTGATATTCCAGATGCTGATATTACACCTCCCAAGAACGTTTTATTTGTTTGTAAATTAAACCCTGTTACTGAAGAGAAGGacttaaaaattattttttcaag attCGGCAATGTTAGGAGCTGTGACATTATAAAGGACTATGTCACTGGTGATTCTCTTCAATATGGTTTCATCGAGTTTGAAACTGAGGAATCCTGCAATGAAGCTTATTTTAAGATGCAGAATGTTCTAATAGATGACAGAAGGTTAGTTTCACACgaatttattcttttagAATCCACGTTGACTTCTGCCAGTCAGTTTCTGGTTATTGGAAGCGTTTCTACGACAGGGAATTATTTACAAGAAAGAAACGTCACAATTCTGACTTGA